GTCGCCGACCTTCGGCGTACTGCACCGAATCATCGAAGGCATGGGTTTCGACTGGCGCGACGTGCTGACCAACCAGTTGCGCCACCGCCATTCGCTGAGCGTGTGCCACGCGCAAGACATCGTCACGACGCGAATCGCGAACATCCCTTACGAGTACGCGCTGCTGCACCGTGACAGCTCGGCCGGGATGATTACGCTGCGCATGCAGGTCGACGCACGCACGGTGGACGATGCCGGCGGACTCGCCGGCCACGAGGGCGACGAATTCTGCTACGTGCTGTCCGGCGAACTGGAACTGCACTTCGAGCACGATGAGCCGACGCGGTTGCGCACCGGCGAAAGCGCGCTGTTTTCGTCGCATCGGCCGCATGCCTACGTGGCGCCGGACGGCGCCACGCTGCTCGTGGTGCTGACGCCGCCGGGACACGCGCAGTCCAGACCGATATCGCCTTAGCTCAACGCGCGCCGGCAGTCATGCCGCGCGCCCGTCGTGCTTCGTCAATTTGACCTGGCTTTCTTGCCGGCCGATGGGGGCTTGCATATGACGAACTGACGGCGATCCTTGCCCCGGATCCACAGCGGAGCGTTACCGCGCCCGCTCCATTCCTTCCCGCTCACCGGATCGCGATACCGCGCCGGCAGGACTTTCACCATGTACGCGCCTCGGCGGCCGTTCCGGCCGACCAGGTCGCGATGCTTGATCGCATAGGTGTCCATCAACGAATGAACCTTCTCGATCGCATCGATGCGCTCACGCGCGCGTGCACGCTCGATTTCCTCGTCCAGTTCGGCCAGCTCGACAACGAGCTGCGCATAGGTCTTGCTCGCACTCATCTTCTGCTTCCTGCCCCGCATCCGCATGGGAATCGACATGATTCGCATGGCTAACAAACTGTTTCATGTCGCCCCGCGAGGGCGGCATTCATCTGGCCGGCAAGCGGCCAACCCCATACACCGGATGACCCGACACCATGGGCGCAACCATCCGCAGCCCCTTGACGCCGCACCGACGGCCCCATGCCGCGACGATCGTCCACCCGGAGCCGGCCCTACCATGAACATTCCGGCGCACAATCGCGCGCCGCATTTTACATATCAAGTGATATTTGAAATGCGATCGTAATGGTATCTATCCCAAATATCAACTGATATCCTTCCGGCCATGAATACGGCGCCCCTCCCCCGCGGTTGAGCCGCGAAGAAAGTCGATTGCAGACCCGCGCGCATTTGCTCGCGGCTGCGAAGCGGCTGTTCGTCGACCGCGGTTTCGGCGCCACGTCGCTCAGGGATATCGCGGCCGAGGCCGGCTACACGCAGGGCGCGTTC
The sequence above is drawn from the Burkholderia stabilis genome and encodes:
- a CDS encoding H-NS family nucleoid-associated regulatory protein; translation: MRMRGRKQKMSASKTYAQLVVELAELDEEIERARARERIDAIEKVHSLMDTYAIKHRDLVGRNGRRGAYMVKVLPARYRDPVSGKEWSGRGNAPLWIRGKDRRQFVICKPPSAGKKARSN
- a CDS encoding helix-turn-helix domain-containing protein, coding for MSKKTRVSSILSALPIKPPRRERLQVPADQIGQRLRALRQSRDLTLNEASRLTGVPAATFSRIETNKMSPTFGVLHRIIEGMGFDWRDVLTNQLRHRHSLSVCHAQDIVTTRIANIPYEYALLHRDSSAGMITLRMQVDARTVDDAGGLAGHEGDEFCYVLSGELELHFEHDEPTRLRTGESALFSSHRPHAYVAPDGATLLVVLTPPGHAQSRPISP